The following proteins come from a genomic window of Pseudomonas sp. MAG733B:
- a CDS encoding polysaccharide biosynthesis C-terminal domain-containing protein gives MIFRLLLRGTALGAKFLLVLAITHYLGYEALGFYGVVMVAPILASKFYSVGFSSEINRLISIGGSSRVVVDKVLSLYLAVGLLFSVVTVALYSHFSDVEASAGLIACVMLLLITEHLSFELNSFVFSAQKANWGALLFFIKTGLWALIAVGGLMTGVVSSVASVLWLWVISNLLVMVAGYFIVVDVHKGREVRVVNTASVWRAGLPFYLGDGLIALCQFAERFLIVKLEPYDSLGKYVYSWSAANTLQALSFAVVAVIGIPVLAKRYKNHQQALTVRELFFNQWVLRSLVVSFAVAVLIYTFFNVVLDYVDVAVPRPDNGILSILIFSFALRAVGDIVWGGLIASKNNRVSLASAVICLMISMPVSYVLIKHYSIYGAAWGNVFSIVVQLLVIALLARFARAKGAL, from the coding sequence ATGATATTTCGATTGTTGTTAAGAGGAACTGCACTAGGCGCAAAGTTTTTACTGGTGTTGGCCATCACTCATTATTTGGGTTATGAGGCATTGGGCTTCTACGGCGTCGTGATGGTCGCCCCTATACTGGCTTCAAAGTTTTATAGCGTCGGGTTCAGCTCTGAAATCAATCGGCTGATCAGTATCGGGGGTAGCTCCCGGGTCGTCGTTGATAAAGTATTGTCCTTGTACCTGGCCGTAGGCTTGTTGTTTTCGGTGGTGACGGTCGCACTTTACTCACACTTCAGCGATGTAGAGGCGAGTGCTGGATTGATCGCCTGCGTCATGTTGCTCCTGATTACGGAGCATCTGTCCTTCGAATTGAACTCGTTTGTTTTTTCGGCACAAAAAGCCAACTGGGGAGCGTTGCTGTTCTTTATAAAAACCGGGCTCTGGGCGCTCATTGCTGTTGGAGGGCTGATGACTGGCGTGGTGTCCAGCGTCGCCAGTGTTCTTTGGTTGTGGGTGATCAGCAACCTTCTGGTGATGGTGGCCGGGTACTTTATCGTGGTTGACGTGCATAAGGGGCGGGAGGTCAGGGTCGTTAACACGGCTTCAGTCTGGAGAGCCGGGCTGCCTTTTTATCTGGGTGACGGTTTGATCGCATTGTGTCAGTTCGCCGAGCGTTTTCTCATTGTGAAGCTTGAGCCCTACGACAGTCTTGGCAAGTATGTTTATTCCTGGTCCGCGGCTAACACCTTGCAAGCGCTGTCGTTTGCAGTGGTTGCCGTCATTGGCATTCCCGTTCTCGCCAAGCGTTACAAGAATCACCAACAGGCACTTACGGTTCGGGAGCTATTCTTCAATCAATGGGTGTTGCGATCCCTGGTAGTTTCCTTTGCGGTCGCTGTGCTGATTTATACCTTCTTCAATGTCGTGCTCGATTATGTGGACGTGGCGGTGCCGCGGCCGGATAACGGGATCTTGAGCATTCTGATTTTCTCGTTTGCCCTTCGAGCAGTCGGTGACATTGTCTGGGGAGGTCTTATCGCCTCTAAGAACAATCGGGTATCACTGGCCAGTGCGGTGATATGCCTGATGATTTCAATGCCTGTCAGCTATGTCCTGATTAAACATTATTCAATTTATGGGGCCGCCTGGGGGAATGTTTTCTCGATTGTGGTGCAGCTCCTCGTTATTGCTTTGCTGGCCAGGTTCGCCCGGGCGAAGGGGGCCTTGTAA
- a CDS encoding acyltransferase translates to MQSKNKSLEIETLRGLACLLLVLYHVIGPLGGGLKIDLGSPYRVLADSMVYVRMPLFTFISGYIYSIYKIRGNDFSAYCVGKVRRLIVPLFFVGIPFSVLQAFAPGVNKDLSLIDALLSFYVPVNHFWFLQAVFIIFMFVGFLQWRGLLRTPLHLYLLFLFSAVVFLLPEFPVDAFGINGAIYLLPFFVTGMICQENVGALKRALGVIGPVVFIVISIALLYIATVDRELIVDRRSLVGLIVGCVSCIALLSSDMRSRFLIWLGAYSYAIFLFHVLFAVTWRFALGRLGVTDQSVLVFGGLLCGLLGPVVLANVFSRFTVTSVLFLGERAVRKPIAQPVLKASQS, encoded by the coding sequence ATGCAAAGCAAGAACAAGTCGTTGGAAATAGAAACGCTCAGAGGTCTGGCATGTCTTCTGCTGGTGCTCTACCACGTGATAGGGCCACTGGGCGGTGGATTGAAAATCGACCTGGGCTCGCCTTATCGAGTCCTAGCCGACTCGATGGTGTACGTCAGGATGCCGTTGTTCACCTTTATATCCGGCTATATCTATTCCATTTACAAAATCAGGGGCAATGACTTTTCGGCTTACTGTGTCGGCAAGGTAAGAAGGTTGATCGTGCCGCTGTTTTTTGTCGGCATTCCCTTTTCGGTGCTGCAGGCCTTCGCGCCGGGCGTTAACAAGGATCTGAGTTTGATCGATGCCTTGTTGTCGTTTTATGTGCCGGTCAACCATTTCTGGTTTTTGCAGGCTGTTTTCATCATTTTCATGTTTGTCGGCTTTCTCCAGTGGCGCGGTCTGTTGCGCACACCCCTGCACCTGTATCTGCTGTTTTTGTTTTCGGCAGTCGTGTTTTTATTGCCGGAATTTCCCGTCGATGCGTTTGGCATCAATGGGGCCATCTATCTGCTGCCTTTCTTTGTCACGGGAATGATTTGCCAGGAGAACGTTGGCGCATTGAAACGAGCACTCGGAGTGATCGGGCCTGTCGTGTTCATCGTGATATCGATTGCCTTGCTCTACATCGCCACGGTGGATCGCGAACTCATCGTCGATCGCAGAAGCCTCGTCGGATTGATCGTCGGTTGTGTGTCGTGCATCGCATTGTTATCGAGTGACATGCGCTCAAGATTTCTGATCTGGCTTGGGGCGTATTCCTACGCAATATTCCTTTTCCACGTACTGTTTGCCGTCACGTGGCGGTTTGCCTTGGGCCGACTGGGGGTTACGGATCAAAGTGTCCTGGTCTTTGGCGGGCTGTTGTGCGGATTGTTGGGGCCGGTAGTGCTGGCGAATGTTTTCAGCCGCTTCACGGTGACGTCTGTCTTGTTTTTGGGCGAGCGTGCAGTTCGCAAGCCCATCGCACAACCGGTGTTGAAGGCCTCTCAATCCTGA
- a CDS encoding SGNH/GDSL hydrolase family protein encodes MVSVDEVRPAPIPVIEVKSARQRLAQWDEHKGQVLAISVIGDSYSAGQDFYLNRLTQRLAKNFGFAGPGYIGFNHGAALGSTNYKYTRSSEKYFGGDWAVSALGQASPDSRTLTGKAGAYLEVDASATPAINTSVAQARLLYLGNGEVNELRYRWTASGPWHALALTGSGVRAVNLSDVPASTDWALRFEVVKGAPTLFGLWMASDGGGVRVSKLAASGAASADFFQRDSQWQVQWKTAVSKIPADVYLIMLGGNDQGFGVRPEDYLENMKGLVRMIREVHPVASINVILRQDTTRSSAYPMSDYARKLEPWARSQSIGYWNLQCAFGPDFKRYASDGPTPMIRPDKIHPVPGTGGRLIADFFYDLIVGEIKEGCPAAIQ; translated from the coding sequence ATGGTGTCTGTCGATGAGGTACGTCCCGCTCCGATTCCGGTGATCGAAGTCAAAAGTGCGCGCCAACGGCTCGCACAATGGGATGAACACAAAGGCCAGGTATTGGCGATTTCGGTGATCGGCGACAGCTACAGCGCCGGCCAGGATTTTTATCTCAATCGGCTCACTCAGCGGTTGGCGAAAAATTTCGGCTTCGCCGGGCCGGGCTACATTGGTTTCAACCACGGTGCGGCACTGGGCAGTACCAACTACAAATACACCCGCAGCAGTGAAAAGTACTTCGGCGGAGATTGGGCCGTTTCCGCGCTCGGGCAAGCAAGTCCGGACAGTCGCACCCTTACCGGCAAAGCGGGGGCCTATCTTGAGGTCGATGCCAGCGCAACGCCTGCCATCAACACGTCCGTCGCCCAGGCCAGATTACTTTACCTGGGCAATGGAGAGGTCAATGAGCTGCGGTATCGGTGGACCGCGTCAGGTCCATGGCATGCGTTGGCGCTTACCGGTTCTGGCGTTCGAGCGGTGAACCTGAGCGACGTGCCGGCCAGCACTGATTGGGCGTTGAGATTCGAGGTCGTAAAAGGTGCGCCCACGTTGTTCGGCTTGTGGATGGCCAGCGATGGGGGCGGCGTCAGGGTCTCCAAGCTCGCCGCGTCCGGCGCTGCTTCCGCCGATTTTTTTCAGCGTGACAGCCAATGGCAGGTCCAGTGGAAAACGGCAGTTTCAAAGATTCCCGCGGACGTTTACCTGATTATGTTGGGTGGCAATGATCAGGGGTTCGGGGTGAGGCCCGAGGACTATCTGGAGAACATGAAAGGGTTGGTGCGGATGATTCGCGAGGTTCATCCGGTGGCCAGCATCAATGTCATCCTGCGTCAGGACACGACGCGATCCAGCGCCTATCCGATGTCGGACTATGCTCGCAAACTTGAACCCTGGGCACGCTCGCAGAGCATCGGGTACTGGAATCTGCAATGTGCGTTCGGCCCTGACTTCAAGCGCTATGCCAGCGATGGGCCGACACCAATGATCCGCCCCGATAAAATCCACCCCGTCCCAGGAACGGGAGGTCGGCTTATCGCGGATTTTTTCTATGACTTGATTGTGGGCGAGATCAAGGAGGGTTGCCCTGCAGCGATCCAGTGA
- a CDS encoding mannose-1-phosphate guanylyltransferase, with product MNTVKSSVEIELKANNFGVMAWRSKSPSLSCEAADSAGTTLLVERIGVFPSSGDIHCRINHPRLLLAYLKNLYAHQSLDVDERDGLKVIFNDWRFRVHLPRSGAAIVINVETRRDPDLMPLKTAELLSHLQHFENGMTLLRR from the coding sequence ATGAACACAGTCAAAAGCTCGGTAGAGATAGAACTGAAAGCGAACAACTTCGGGGTGATGGCGTGGCGGTCAAAAAGTCCGTCGCTTTCCTGCGAAGCTGCCGACAGCGCAGGCACGACCCTGCTGGTAGAACGTATCGGGGTGTTTCCTTCATCGGGCGACATCCATTGCCGGATCAACCACCCGCGACTGCTTCTGGCCTACCTGAAAAACCTGTACGCCCATCAATCCCTGGATGTGGACGAACGTGACGGCCTCAAAGTGATCTTCAATGATTGGCGATTCCGGGTGCACCTTCCCCGTAGCGGCGCGGCGATCGTCATCAATGTCGAGACACGTCGCGATCCCGATCTGATGCCGCTGAAAACGGCGGAATTGCTGAGCCATTTGCAACACTTCGAGAACGGCATGACGCTGCTTCGACGGTGA
- the galU gene encoding UTP--glucose-1-phosphate uridylyltransferase GalU, giving the protein MIRKCLFPAAGYGTRFLPATKAMPKEMLPIVNKPLIQYGVEEARDAGLQHMAIVTGRGKRALEDHFDISYELEHQIRGTEKEKFLASTRELIETCTFAYTRQVEMKGLGHAILSGRPLIGDEPFAVVLADDLCLNLQGDGVLAQMIQLYKKFRCSIVAIQEVPRDQTHKYGVIAGDLISEGIYRVNNMVEKPAPEDAPSNMAIIGRYILTPDIFDLIADTQPGKGGEIQITDALLKQAKNGCVLAYKFNGLRFDCGSAEGYIDATNFCYEQLYLKGL; this is encoded by the coding sequence ATGATTCGTAAATGTTTGTTCCCTGCCGCTGGCTACGGCACGCGTTTCCTGCCGGCGACAAAAGCCATGCCCAAGGAAATGCTGCCGATCGTCAACAAACCCTTGATTCAATATGGCGTTGAAGAGGCACGGGACGCCGGCCTCCAGCATATGGCGATCGTTACCGGTCGGGGCAAGCGTGCACTGGAAGACCATTTCGACATCAGTTATGAACTGGAGCATCAGATTCGCGGTACCGAGAAGGAAAAATTTCTCGCCAGCACCCGGGAGCTGATCGAAACCTGCACCTTTGCCTACACCCGCCAGGTCGAAATGAAAGGCCTGGGGCATGCCATTCTCAGTGGCCGTCCCTTGATCGGTGACGAACCGTTTGCCGTGGTACTGGCCGACGACCTGTGCCTGAACCTGCAAGGCGACGGCGTGCTGGCGCAGATGATCCAGCTCTACAAAAAATTCCGCTGCTCGATCGTGGCCATCCAGGAAGTCCCCCGAGATCAGACGCACAAGTACGGTGTGATTGCCGGCGACTTGATTTCCGAAGGCATCTACCGGGTCAACAACATGGTTGAAAAACCTGCTCCCGAAGACGCACCGTCCAACATGGCGATCATCGGTCGATACATCCTGACCCCCGACATCTTTGATCTGATCGCAGACACGCAACCCGGCAAAGGCGGAGAAATCCAGATCACCGATGCGCTCCTGAAGCAGGCGAAAAACGGCTGCGTGCTGGCCTACAAATTCAATGGCCTGCGCTTTGATTGCGGTAGCGCCGAAGGCTACATCGACGCGACCAACTTTTGTTATGAACAGCTGTATCTCAAGGGCCTTTAA
- the galE gene encoding UDP-glucose 4-epimerase GalE yields MKILVTGGTGYIGSHTTLALLEAGYEVVVLDNLSNSSDASLHAVEAICGKTALMIHGDVCDRALLDRIFQEHAIGAVLHFAGLKAVGESVRKPLEYYQANVSGSITLCQAMAAAGVFRLVFSSSATVYGAPEQMPIREDFPTGTPTNPYGQSKLIIENVLQDLCAAEPRWSIALLRYFNPIGAHPSGLMGEDPRGIPNNLVPYISQVAVGSLQELSIFGDDYPTVDGTGVRDYIHVVDLADGHLKALQAISGRTGINTWNLGTGDGYSVLQVLRAFEQASGRPVPYRVMPRRSGDIAECWADPSKAAQELGWKASRDLQQMMIDTWRWQSSHPAGYQG; encoded by the coding sequence ATGAAAATTCTGGTAACGGGTGGAACCGGTTATATCGGTTCGCACACAACGCTTGCACTGCTTGAAGCAGGTTATGAAGTGGTTGTGCTGGATAACCTCAGCAACAGTTCGGACGCCTCATTGCATGCGGTGGAGGCCATCTGCGGGAAAACCGCGCTGATGATCCATGGCGATGTCTGTGATCGAGCATTGCTGGACCGGATTTTTCAAGAGCATGCCATTGGTGCGGTCCTGCATTTCGCCGGACTCAAGGCCGTTGGCGAAAGCGTGCGCAAGCCGCTCGAGTATTACCAGGCGAATGTCAGCGGGAGCATTACGTTGTGCCAGGCGATGGCCGCGGCTGGAGTCTTTCGACTGGTGTTCAGCTCATCGGCGACGGTGTACGGCGCGCCTGAGCAGATGCCGATCCGTGAAGACTTCCCTACGGGTACGCCCACCAATCCTTATGGGCAATCCAAGCTGATCATTGAGAATGTCTTGCAAGACCTGTGTGCAGCAGAACCGCGCTGGAGCATTGCGCTGTTGCGCTATTTCAACCCGATCGGGGCTCATCCCAGCGGGCTGATGGGGGAGGATCCCCGCGGTATTCCGAACAACCTTGTGCCTTATATCAGCCAGGTGGCCGTTGGCAGCCTGCAAGAACTGTCGATTTTTGGTGACGATTACCCAACGGTCGATGGCACCGGCGTGCGCGATTACATCCATGTTGTGGACTTGGCTGACGGACATCTCAAAGCATTGCAGGCGATCTCCGGACGTACCGGGATCAATACCTGGAATCTGGGCACGGGAGATGGTTACAGCGTTTTGCAGGTGCTGCGGGCGTTTGAACAGGCGTCGGGTCGCCCGGTGCCTTATCGCGTGATGCCGCGACGTTCGGGCGATATTGCGGAGTGTTGGGCCGATCCATCCAAGGCTGCGCAGGAGTTGGGCTGGAAGGCTTCGCGGGATCTGCAGCAGATGATGATCGATACCTGGCGTTGGCAATCGAGTCATCCGGCGGGATATCAGGGCTAA
- a CDS encoding polysaccharide biosynthesis/export family protein: MFSPGQHLSTSDITREGSSESSRVELIPITPKLIAMERAIPKRESLPAELLKAPGEYLIGNNDVLYITVWDHPELTAPSGAQQQIDANGRLVRSDGTLYYPYIKEIQAAGKTIQQLRSDIAGRLSTFISDPQVDVAVLRFASQKVVVSGAVLKAGPQPISTNPLTVVEALGSAGIDPLNADLSGLLLTRNGRVYTLDLDALNQPDSELQKVYLRGGDQLYLPYNDNKKIYVMGEVNQPRALTFKTRTMNLSDVIGSVGGLNQTTSNGNAVYVIRGVENLDVEPAKIFQLQAESPSAMALATHFDVHPKDIVYVGPANVTRWNRFISQLVPSASILGIGAAAQNNMSEANNR, encoded by the coding sequence ATGTTTTCTCCAGGTCAACATCTGAGCACGAGTGATATTACTCGCGAGGGCTCCAGTGAAAGCAGCCGGGTTGAACTGATCCCGATTACCCCGAAACTCATCGCCATGGAAAGAGCCATCCCCAAGCGTGAGTCATTGCCCGCGGAACTGTTGAAGGCTCCCGGCGAGTACCTCATCGGTAACAACGATGTGTTGTACATCACGGTGTGGGATCACCCCGAACTCACGGCCCCTTCCGGAGCGCAGCAGCAGATCGACGCGAACGGCCGTCTGGTGCGTTCCGATGGCACGTTGTATTACCCGTATATCAAAGAAATCCAGGCCGCCGGCAAGACCATCCAGCAACTGCGTTCCGATATCGCCGGAAGGTTGTCGACGTTCATTTCCGACCCTCAAGTGGATGTTGCCGTGCTGCGCTTCGCCAGCCAGAAAGTCGTGGTGTCGGGCGCCGTATTGAAGGCCGGTCCGCAACCCATTTCCACCAATCCACTTACGGTGGTCGAAGCCTTGGGTTCCGCCGGCATTGACCCGCTCAACGCCGATCTGTCCGGGTTGCTGTTAACGCGCAACGGGCGGGTCTATACGCTCGATCTCGACGCGCTCAACCAACCGGACTCCGAGTTGCAGAAGGTCTACCTCCGGGGTGGTGACCAGTTGTACCTGCCGTACAACGACAACAAAAAGATTTATGTGATGGGGGAGGTCAACCAGCCGCGTGCGTTGACGTTCAAGACCCGGACCATGAATTTGTCCGATGTCATCGGCTCGGTGGGTGGACTGAATCAGACCACTTCGAACGGCAATGCGGTGTATGTCATCAGGGGTGTGGAAAACCTCGATGTCGAACCGGCGAAAATCTTTCAGCTGCAAGCTGAATCTCCTTCCGCGATGGCCCTCGCCACGCACTTCGATGTTCATCCCAAGGACATTGTTTACGTTGGGCCTGCCAACGTCACTCGCTGGAATCGCTTCATCAGTCAATTGGTGCCATCGGCTTCGATTCTCGGCATTGGCGCAGCCGCGCAAAACAACATGAGCGAAGCCAACAACCGATAA
- a CDS encoding YjbF family lipoprotein produces MRTLNVSVCLMAALLLCGCNPLMTATLTNLKGAVSGPDELDVTPDQVAAIRYPQIKLSTPSGEGVLAMVRQRGDLQYWVASGKQVLLLRDGLAVRSVGLGLGGDLDGTRFAAVSPFKQGLHRLPDGYSSQRFIDLYQGYETGVVLNSRFTRQPMETIRILDKEYALLRVDEHIDAPAIGLHATNHYWVNPDNGFILQSEQQLTKQLRVKIVRLTAEREVVR; encoded by the coding sequence GTGAGAACGTTGAATGTTAGCGTCTGCTTGATGGCGGCGTTGCTGTTGTGCGGATGCAATCCCCTGATGACGGCCACGCTGACCAACCTGAAAGGGGCGGTCAGCGGGCCCGACGAACTGGACGTGACACCAGACCAGGTGGCTGCGATCCGGTATCCCCAGATCAAGTTGAGCACCCCTTCCGGCGAAGGGGTGTTGGCAATGGTGCGCCAAAGAGGCGATTTGCAGTATTGGGTCGCCTCCGGCAAGCAGGTGCTGTTGTTGCGCGACGGGCTTGCGGTGCGCAGCGTCGGCCTTGGCTTGGGCGGCGACCTGGACGGCACTCGTTTTGCCGCCGTTTCCCCCTTCAAGCAAGGGCTCCACCGGTTGCCCGATGGCTACAGCAGCCAGCGCTTTATCGATCTGTATCAAGGCTATGAAACGGGTGTGGTGTTGAACAGTCGCTTTACGCGCCAGCCCATGGAAACCATCAGGATTCTGGACAAGGAATACGCTTTGCTGCGTGTCGATGAGCATATTGATGCACCGGCTATAGGCCTGCACGCGACCAATCATTACTGGGTCAATCCGGACAACGGTTTCATCCTGCAGAGTGAGCAACAGTTGACGAAGCAGCTGCGGGTGAAGATCGTTCGGTTAACCGCTGAGCGTGAGGTTGTCCGTTGA
- a CDS encoding capsule biosynthesis GfcC family protein translates to MKFSAVLWTSLLLISSSVSAAAVSVSGDVRNPGAVDLPSGARVLDVIRSAQPNPESYWLAAAWLRQPLLDEQTRLKAGVLFDLKVLQRTALLFEQTQRAALALKLYEQVSHMPVTGRQVAILDPVAIEVGFARNFRLDDGDSLIYPSRPSVVEVLGAVAEPCRLEHRAMQQAREYLQSCAPLADADTDYLWLIQPDGVTRRVGIAPWNRESGQVPAAGSKILVPVRTDDLNPPIPELNQQLAEFLATQLAEVVP, encoded by the coding sequence TTGAAGTTTTCCGCCGTGTTATGGACGAGCCTGCTGTTGATTAGCAGCAGTGTGAGTGCGGCAGCGGTGTCCGTCAGTGGTGATGTGCGCAACCCGGGGGCGGTCGACCTGCCATCCGGGGCGCGCGTGCTGGATGTGATCCGTTCCGCGCAACCCAATCCTGAAAGCTACTGGCTGGCCGCCGCCTGGCTACGCCAGCCATTGCTCGACGAGCAGACTCGGCTCAAGGCCGGTGTCCTGTTCGATTTGAAGGTACTGCAACGAACCGCTTTGCTCTTCGAACAAACCCAACGGGCTGCATTGGCGTTGAAGTTGTACGAGCAAGTCAGCCACATGCCGGTCACGGGACGCCAGGTTGCCATTCTGGACCCGGTCGCAATCGAGGTCGGGTTCGCGCGCAACTTCCGCCTCGATGACGGCGACAGCCTGATCTATCCGTCGCGACCCAGTGTGGTCGAGGTATTGGGCGCCGTGGCAGAACCGTGCCGGCTCGAACATCGCGCCATGCAACAGGCGCGGGAATACCTGCAGTCGTGTGCACCGCTGGCCGACGCGGATACCGATTACCTCTGGCTCATTCAGCCCGATGGCGTCACCCGACGTGTCGGCATTGCTCCTTGGAATCGCGAGAGCGGCCAGGTGCCTGCCGCCGGCAGCAAAATCCTGGTTCCCGTCAGAACCGATGATCTAAATCCGCCCATACCTGAACTGAATCAGCAGTTGGCTGAATTTCTTGCCACACAACTGGCTGAGGTGGTTCCTTGA
- a CDS encoding YjbH domain-containing protein, whose translation MSLRFAAVLLLPCGLAHAEPRFTQNDFGGVGLLQTPTARMAPAGELSVNASRTDPYSRYSISLQPFDWLEGSFRYTAITNRKYGPESLSGDQSYKDKAVDVKVRLWQESHWAPELALGFRDVGGTGLFSSEFLVANKRYDDFDFSAGVAWGYLGNRGDFDNPAGWVDDRFKTRPDSDGTGDVNTNAYFRGRPSLFGGVSYQTPWDPLSLKLEYEGNDYKNEPKDNQIKQDSPINIGAVFKLTDSVDLSAGWERGNTAMFGITLHTNFVSRKAPAKTYDPPAERLPAQAPATAPDQVNWADVSRRLQKNAGYKVERITQRGPELFVYGEQTNYFHSAKAVGRASRILDNSVNDDIDWFTLVNKRYDMPLEETSVPRQTFREVVNNEEPLQSLHRTTEVNAAMPHTETTLYTQARDPFNYGIGLGYKQNIGGPDGLLYQLTADADAEYRFTRNTWWSGLLSVNLVNNYDHFTYDAPSGLPRVRTDLREYLTTSDVTMPTFQLNHAKQLDKDLYGMVYGGYLESMFAGVGGEVLFRPAGQRWSVGADLNFVRQRNFDQGFGLRDYSTVTGHVTGYTDLPFDTQAAVSVGRYLARDWGGTVDLSREFANGVRFGAWVTLTTATSAEYGEGSFDKGIYMSIPFDEMMSMSTMRRANIVWSPLTRDGGARLNRSYSLQAMTDSRDSDLFYRNFEKITE comes from the coding sequence TTGAGTTTACGTTTTGCAGCCGTGTTGTTATTGCCCTGTGGTCTGGCGCATGCCGAGCCACGCTTCACTCAAAATGATTTCGGCGGAGTGGGCCTGTTGCAGACGCCGACGGCGCGGATGGCCCCTGCGGGCGAGTTGAGCGTGAATGCCAGTCGCACAGACCCGTACAGTCGCTACAGCATTTCTCTGCAGCCATTCGATTGGCTCGAAGGCTCGTTTCGTTACACCGCGATCACCAATCGCAAGTACGGCCCCGAGTCGCTCAGTGGCGACCAGAGCTATAAAGACAAGGCCGTGGACGTCAAGGTACGCCTGTGGCAAGAAAGCCACTGGGCTCCCGAGCTGGCGTTGGGTTTCCGCGACGTGGGGGGGACCGGTCTGTTCTCCAGCGAATTCCTGGTTGCCAACAAACGCTATGACGACTTCGATTTCAGCGCCGGCGTGGCCTGGGGTTACCTGGGCAACCGGGGAGATTTCGATAACCCGGCCGGTTGGGTCGACGATCGTTTCAAGACCCGGCCAGACAGCGACGGAACCGGTGACGTCAATACCAATGCCTATTTTCGCGGACGACCTTCACTGTTTGGCGGCGTGAGCTACCAGACGCCGTGGGACCCGCTCAGCCTCAAACTCGAATATGAAGGCAACGATTACAAGAATGAGCCGAAGGATAATCAGATCAAGCAGGACTCGCCGATCAACATCGGCGCGGTTTTCAAGCTGACTGATTCGGTGGACCTCAGCGCAGGTTGGGAGCGCGGCAACACCGCGATGTTCGGCATCACGTTGCACACCAACTTCGTCAGCCGCAAGGCGCCGGCCAAGACCTACGACCCACCGGCAGAACGCCTTCCCGCACAGGCTCCCGCTACCGCGCCGGACCAGGTCAACTGGGCCGATGTATCCCGTCGCTTGCAGAAAAATGCCGGCTACAAAGTCGAGCGCATTACCCAGCGTGGCCCGGAGTTGTTTGTATATGGCGAGCAGACGAATTATTTCCACTCGGCAAAAGCCGTCGGTCGCGCCAGCCGGATTCTGGACAACAGCGTCAACGACGACATCGACTGGTTCACTTTGGTGAACAAGCGCTACGACATGCCTTTGGAAGAAACCAGCGTACCGCGCCAGACATTTCGCGAAGTGGTCAACAATGAGGAACCACTGCAAAGTCTGCACCGCACGACGGAGGTCAATGCCGCGATGCCGCACACGGAAACGACGCTATACACGCAGGCGCGCGATCCGTTCAACTATGGCATCGGGTTGGGCTACAAACAGAATATCGGTGGTCCTGACGGGTTGCTGTATCAATTGACTGCCGATGCGGATGCCGAGTATCGCTTCACGCGCAATACCTGGTGGAGCGGCCTGCTCAGTGTCAATCTGGTGAACAACTACGACCACTTTACCTACGACGCACCCAGTGGTTTGCCGCGAGTGCGCACTGACCTGCGCGAGTATCTGACGACGTCCGACGTGACCATGCCGACCTTCCAGTTAAACCATGCCAAACAGTTGGATAAGGATTTGTATGGGATGGTTTACGGCGGTTATCTGGAATCGATGTTTGCCGGTGTCGGTGGTGAAGTGTTGTTCCGTCCGGCGGGGCAGCGTTGGTCTGTCGGTGCGGACCTGAACTTTGTTCGCCAGCGCAATTTTGATCAGGGTTTCGGCCTGCGTGACTACTCGACCGTTACCGGCCACGTCACAGGCTATACCGACTTGCCTTTCGATACCCAAGCGGCTGTGAGCGTCGGGCGTTACCTGGCGCGGGACTGGGGAGGCACGGTCGACCTGTCACGGGAATTCGCCAATGGTGTGCGATTTGGCGCCTGGGTCACACTGACCACCGCGACCAGTGCGGAGTACGGCGAAGGCAGTTTCGACAAGGGTATTTACATGTCCATTCCGTTCGACGAGATGATGAGCATGTCGACCATGCGCCGCGCCAACATCGTCTGGTCGCCATTGACCCGCGATGGTGGTGCGAGACTCAATCGCAGTTACTCGTTGCAGGCGATGACCGACAGCCGTGACAGTGATCTGTTCTATCGCAACTTCGAGAAAATCACTGAGTGA